Below is a window of Oceanibaculum nanhaiense DNA.
TGCGGCGGCAGGCCCAGCGCCTGGGCGGCATCCAGCGCAGCCCGGCGCAGCCGGGCGCGTTCCGCCTTGCCGGCGATGGCGCGCGAGACGGCCACGCCGGCCAAGCGCGGCGTCAGCACCAGATGGTCGCTGTGCAGGGCGATATCGGCGGACAGCACCGACCCCTTGCCGGCACTTTCGTCCTTTACCTGCTGCAAAAGATGCGTTTCGCCCTCTGCCAGCAGCCGGGCGATCGGCGTGCCGGCGGGCATCTCCGGTTTCAGCAGCCGGGCCGCGCGCGCCGGCAGGAATCCCGGCTCCGCCGCGCCAATATCGACGAAGGCGGCGTCCAGCCCATGCGAGACCTCGATAACGCGGCCCAGCAGAATCCAGCCGATGCGGCTTTCATGGCCGGCGGCCTCGACGATCAGGTCGATGAGGGCGCCGTCACGACGCAGCGCGATGCGGGTCAGGCCGGGGCCGACCTCCAGCAGCAGCGTGTCGATGCCGTCTAGCCCTGCCCGCGACATGATGCGGATTCCAGGCAGGGATAACCATTGCCGGAGAGCAGCCCGTAGGTCTCGTGCAGCGGCAGGCCCACCACATTGCTGTAGGAGCCGGTGATCTGCCGCGCGAACACGGCGGCGAAACCCTGGATGGCATAGCCGCCGGCCTTGCCCCGCCATTCGCCGGAGGACAGGTAGAAGGCGATTTCCTCCGCCGCCAGCCGCTTGAAGGCGACGGCGGTGGTGATGGCGCGCACGACATGCCGGCCCGACGGGGTGATCAGGCAGACCCCGCCGATCACCCGGTGCCGGCGGCCGGACAGCAGGGCCAGGCAGGCCCGCGCCTCGGCCTCCTGCTCCGCCTTCGGCAGGATGCGCCGGCCACAGGCGACCACCGTATCGGCGGCCAGCACGAAGCAGCCCGGATGGCGGGCGGCAACGGCCACGGCCTTTGCCTCGGCCAGGCGCTTTGCATGGTCGAGCGGCAATTCGCGGGAAAGCGGAGTCTCGTCGATCTCGGCAGGATCGACCGCGTCAGGGACGATTCCGATCTGCGCCAGAAGGTCGAGACGGCGCGGCGAGGCGGAGGCGAGTACCAGACGGGCCGATAGCGCGGGCGCGGTCATGCCCCTCCTCCCAAATCCGGCACGGGTGCCGGTTACTTGAAGCGGAAGGTGATGCGGCCCTTGGTCAGGTCATAGGGCGTCATTTCGACATTTACCCGGTCACCGGCCAGCACGCGGATCCGGTTCTTGCGCATCTTGCCGGAGGTGTGCGCGAGCACTTCGTGTTCATTGTCCAACTTCACGCGGAACATTGCGTTCGGAAGCAATTCGACGACCGTACCGGAAAATTCGATGACGTCTTCCTTTGCCATAGGCATCCCTTCTTGTGGAAAAAATCGCCCTGTTGTGGTGCCGAAACTGCCGCGAGGTCAACCTTTTTCAAGCACGGTACGCACAGGACCGCCATGAGGCCGGTGCATTTCTTGCTGCGCCCCTGTTCTGGCCCCCTGTTCTGGCCCCCTGTTCACACCGCCGGTCCGGGCGGCGGCGGGAAGCGCTCCTTGATGCGCTTCATCAGCTTGTCGCGCACATCGCGATAGGCGTTCAGCACCGCCTCGCGGCTGCCCTCGATGGCGGTGGCGTCCAGCGTAGGCCAATATTCCACATCGCAGGCCATGGTGCGGGTCATCTCCACCGCGCGATGATGCGCCTCGGGCGAGAGCGAGATCACCAGGTCGAAGGAGGTGTCGAGCAACTCGTCGAAGGTCTTGGCGCGGTGCCGCGAAATGTCGAGGCCGATCTCGCGCATCACCTCGACCGCGAAGGGATTCACCTCGGACCCGCGCACGCCGACCGAATCGACGTAGATCTGCTTGCCATGCAGCGATTTCAGCATCGCCTCGGCCATGGCGGAGCGCACCGCGTTCTGCGAGCAGGCGAACAGGACGGAGCCCGGCAGGTCACGCATCGCCCTCATCCCCTGATGTGCAGGACGCAGACGAGGGTGAACAGCCGCCGGGCGGTCTTGAAGTCGATATCGACCTTGCCGGCCAGCCGTTCGCGCAGCAGTTCGGAGCCTTCGTTGTGCAGGCCGCGGCGGCCCATGTCGATGGCCTCGATCTGCGAGGGCGAGGCGCGCCGGATCGCCTGGTAATAGCTTTCGCAGATCGTGAAATAATCCTTCACGATGCGCCGGAAGGAGCCGATGGAAAGCTGCACCTCGGCCACCCGCACCTCGTCGGTGGTGCGGATGTCCATGACCAGGCGGTTATCCTCGATAGACAGGCTCAGATGGTAGGGGCCGCCCTCGTGCCCGGCGGGCGCGAAGCTGTTTTCTTCCAGCAGATCGTAGATCGCGACCGCGCGCTCATGCTCGACCTCGGGGCTGCGCCGGACAACCGTACGCTCGTCAAGCGTGATCCTGACGAGCCGGCGCCGGTCCTGCCCCGTGTCGCTCACACCTCTGGCGCTCCGTTGCCCAGCCTGATCGAAACCGAGCGGGCATGGGCGTCCAGCCCCTCGGCCTCGGCCAGGGTTACGGCGGCGGGGCCGATCCGGCCCAGGCTGGCGGCGTCGCAGCGGATCAGCGTGCTGCGCTTCATGAAGTCGAGCACGCCAAGTCCGGAGGAAAACCGCGCCGTGCGCGAGGTCGGCAGCACATGGTTCGGCCCGGCAACATAATCGCCCACCGCTTCCGGCGTGTGCCGGCCGAGGAAGATGGCACCGGCATTGCGGATCTTCGCCGACAGCGCCTCGGGATCGGCGACCGCCAGTTCCAGATGCTCGGGCGCGATGCGGTCCACCAGCGGCACCGCGTCGGCCAGTGCCGGCACGGTGATGATGGCGCCGTGCTTCTCCCAGCTCTGGCGAGCGATGGCACCGCGCGGCAATACGGCAAGCTGGCGCTCGACGGCGGCGGCGACAGCGTCGGCGAAGCCGGCATCGTCGGTGATCAGCACCGATTGCGCATCGTCGGAATGTTCGGCCTGGCTCAGCAGGTCGGCGGCGATCCAGTCAGGATCATTGTCGCGGTCGGCGACCACCAGGATTTCCGACGGGCCGGCGATGGAATCGATGCCGACCGTGCCGAACACCTGGCGCTTGGCCTCCGCCACATAGGCGTTGCCAGGGCCGACGATCTTGTCCACCGGCTGGATGGTCTGCGTGCCATAGGCCAGCGCGCCGACCGCCTGCGCGCCGCCCAGGCGGTAGATTTCCGTGACGCCCGCCAGTTTGGCGGCGGCCAGCACCAGCGGGTTCAGCACGCCATCCGGCGTCGGCACGGTCATGACGATGCGCGGCACGCCCGCCACCTTGGCCGGCATGGCGTTCATCAGCACCGAACTGGGATAGGCGGCCAGCCCGCCCGGCACATAGAGGCCGACAGCCTCCACCGCGCTCCAGCGCAGGCCCAGCTCCACACCCTCGGGATCGGTATAGGCGAAGCCGTCGGGCATCTGCCGGCGATGAAAGGAATCGATTCGCGCGGCGGCAATCCTGAGTGCGTCGATCTGCTTCGGATCGCAGGCGGCGAAGGCTTCCTCCACCTCCGCCGGCGTCACCCGCATGGTTTCGGCGGTCAGGCTCACCCGGTCGAATTTGCGCGTATAATCCAGCACGGCGGCGTCGCCCTCGGCGCGCACGCGCTTCAGGATATCGCGCACCACGCCCATGACATCGACGCCATTGTCGCGATCCTCGGCAATGAAGCCGGCGAAATCCGCCGCGAAGCCGGCTGTGCCGGCATCCATCCTACGCGGCATCGGCCATACCCTCCGATGCCTCGCGGAACCGGTCGATCCAGTGCATCATCTGCTCCGGCCGTGTCTTCAGTGCCGCGCGGTTGACCGCCAGGCGGGAGCTGATCTCGGCGATCTGCTCCACCTCCACCAGCCCGTTGGCCTTCAGCGTCGCCCCGGTCGAGACCAGATCGACGATGCGGCGGCACAGGCCGAGGCTGGGGGCCAGCTCCATCG
It encodes the following:
- the hisD gene encoding histidinol dehydrogenase, which codes for MPRRMDAGTAGFAADFAGFIAEDRDNGVDVMGVVRDILKRVRAEGDAAVLDYTRKFDRVSLTAETMRVTPAEVEEAFAACDPKQIDALRIAAARIDSFHRRQMPDGFAYTDPEGVELGLRWSAVEAVGLYVPGGLAAYPSSVLMNAMPAKVAGVPRIVMTVPTPDGVLNPLVLAAAKLAGVTEIYRLGGAQAVGALAYGTQTIQPVDKIVGPGNAYVAEAKRQVFGTVGIDSIAGPSEILVVADRDNDPDWIAADLLSQAEHSDDAQSVLITDDAGFADAVAAAVERQLAVLPRGAIARQSWEKHGAIITVPALADAVPLVDRIAPEHLELAVADPEALSAKIRNAGAIFLGRHTPEAVGDYVAGPNHVLPTSRTARFSSGLGVLDFMKRSTLIRCDAASLGRIGPAAVTLAEAEGLDAHARSVSIRLGNGAPEV
- a CDS encoding Maf family protein; this translates as MTAPALSARLVLASASPRRLDLLAQIGIVPDAVDPAEIDETPLSRELPLDHAKRLAEAKAVAVAARHPGCFVLAADTVVACGRRILPKAEQEAEARACLALLSGRRHRVIGGVCLITPSGRHVVRAITTAVAFKRLAAEEIAFYLSSGEWRGKAGGYAIQGFAAVFARQITGSYSNVVGLPLHETYGLLSGNGYPCLESASCRGQG
- a CDS encoding UPF0262 family protein, which codes for MSDTGQDRRRLVRITLDERTVVRRSPEVEHERAVAIYDLLEENSFAPAGHEGGPYHLSLSIEDNRLVMDIRTTDEVRVAEVQLSIGSFRRIVKDYFTICESYYQAIRRASPSQIEAIDMGRRGLHNEGSELLRERLAGKVDIDFKTARRLFTLVCVLHIRG
- the infA gene encoding translation initiation factor IF-1, with amino-acid sequence MAKEDVIEFSGTVVELLPNAMFRVKLDNEHEVLAHTSGKMRKNRIRVLAGDRVNVEMTPYDLTKGRITFRFK
- a CDS encoding arsenate reductase ArsC — its product is MRDLPGSVLFACSQNAVRSAMAEAMLKSLHGKQIYVDSVGVRGSEVNPFAVEVMREIGLDISRHRAKTFDELLDTSFDLVISLSPEAHHRAVEMTRTMACDVEYWPTLDATAIEGSREAVLNAYRDVRDKLMKRIKERFPPPPGPAV